In one uncultured Methanobrevibacter sp. genomic region, the following are encoded:
- the cobS gene encoding adenosylcobinamide-GDP ribazoletransferase: MEDDGYFEDEEFSPIRSLLGLLTFSTILPIRVYTSIEYMTKLTWCWPFLHIFIGLLAAACGYVSLNFLHLNTFFTAVIVYAFLMIITGYNHLDGVMDMADGVMVHGEPERKIMVMKDPSVGAGGVATLFLVASLTIAGLYNILDYNFISGIIICEMVAKTSLITTALLSKPLTPGIGSYFMLETTPSNYLISTIFVCIISFLLGGVVGVCGALGAMFSGIIIALIARRNFVLANGDVLGMSNEVGRLMALLFMAVALYFF, from the coding sequence ATGGAAGATGATGGCTATTTTGAAGATGAGGAATTTTCACCGATAAGGTCTTTGCTGGGCCTTTTGACATTTTCAACAATTTTGCCGATTCGCGTATATACTTCAATAGAGTATATGACCAAATTGACATGGTGCTGGCCATTTCTACATATATTCATAGGCCTTTTGGCAGCAGCTTGCGGTTATGTCTCTTTGAATTTCCTGCATCTGAATACATTTTTCACGGCCGTAATTGTCTATGCATTTTTGATGATTATTACAGGTTATAATCACTTGGATGGTGTAATGGACATGGCTGATGGGGTAATGGTTCATGGTGAGCCTGAACGTAAAATCATGGTGATGAAAGACCCGTCCGTAGGTGCAGGTGGTGTTGCAACACTGTTTTTAGTGGCCAGTTTAACAATAGCGGGCTTATACAATATTCTGGATTATAATTTCATATCTGGAATAATTATTTGTGAAATGGTTGCAAAGACTTCCCTTATTACAACTGCGCTTTTATCAAAACCGTTAACTCCTGGAATTGGAAGTTATTTCATGCTTGAAACAACTCCGTCAAATTACTTGATATCCACAATATTCGTTTGCATAATATCATTTTTATTGGGTGGTGTTGTTGGAGTCTGCGGAGCTTTAGGGGCTATGTTTTCAGGCATCATCATTGCTCTTATTGCCAGAAGGAATTTCGTGCTTGCCAACGGTGATGTTTTGGGAATGAGTAACGAAGTAGGTCGTTTAATGGCATTGTTGTTTATGGCTGTAGCTTTATATTTCTTCTAA
- a CDS encoding tRNA (cytidine(56)-2'-O)-methyltransferase, which translates to MMNVNVLRLDHRLKRDTRITTHVCLTARAFGASKIYLAGERDNKLMENVRDTASRFGGNFEIEYAEGYMGVINKWKADGGKVVHLTMYGSQAHEVAPEVRADGSDILIIVGGSKVPGKVYKAADWNVSVTTQPHSEVSSLAVFQHLLMDGKEFDLEFENPVLEVIPTAHGKNVNIHNENR; encoded by the coding sequence ATTATGAATGTAAATGTTTTAAGATTAGATCACAGATTAAAAAGAGATACTCGTATAACAACTCATGTATGTTTGACTGCCCGCGCATTCGGAGCCAGCAAAATATATCTTGCAGGAGAAAGGGACAATAAGCTCATGGAAAATGTGAGGGATACCGCTTCACGTTTTGGAGGCAACTTTGAAATAGAATATGCTGAAGGTTATATGGGAGTTATCAATAAGTGGAAAGCTGATGGCGGAAAAGTAGTTCACCTGACAATGTATGGATCACAAGCTCATGAAGTCGCTCCTGAAGTTCGTGCAGATGGTTCTGATATTTTAATCATTGTTGGCGGTTCCAAAGTTCCTGGAAAAGTATATAAGGCAGCAGATTGGAATGTTTCCGTTACAACTCAGCCTCATTCTGAAGTATCATCTCTTGCAGTATTCCAACATCTGCTGATGGATGGCAAGGAGTTTGATTTGGAATTTGAAAATCCTGTACTTGAAGTTATTCCGACTGCTCATGGAAAAAATGTCAATATCCATAATGAAAACCGTTAG
- a CDS encoding DUF763 domain-containing protein produces the protein MKRRGAVNLPLHGGHPPAWLFSRMVDLSGALASVIIEEYSLNEFLNRISNPYWFQAFSCVLGFDWHSSGTTTTTLGALKASLSPEEHGIYLTGGKGAKSRKTPEGIEHAGEVFNLKTKTTETLVETSRLSAKIDNSCIQDGYTLYQHNFFITEKGNWAVIQQGMNTETKYARRYHWLGEEVDELLNDPHSGISCDKKTPNTLNMSSKDSEEAQKISVDLINDNPNHLRQYFKRKDNQMLLEDFTMPAHHPVLDMDISDKEFEVLTKAWEIQPENYEELILLQGIGPKKIRALALISDLVYGEPASWKDPVKYSFTHGGKDGFPYPVDREVYDNSIQTIRDAIDQARIKKDTKLKAIKRLDDFIS, from the coding sequence ATGAAAAGAAGAGGAGCAGTCAATTTACCATTACATGGAGGTCATCCACCGGCATGGCTATTTTCCAGAATGGTTGATTTGTCAGGAGCACTAGCTTCGGTCATCATCGAAGAATATAGCTTGAATGAATTTCTAAACAGAATTTCAAATCCATACTGGTTTCAGGCATTCTCCTGCGTTTTAGGTTTTGATTGGCACTCTTCAGGAACAACCACAACCACATTAGGAGCTTTAAAGGCATCACTATCTCCTGAAGAACATGGAATTTATCTGACAGGAGGAAAAGGCGCGAAATCCAGAAAGACTCCCGAAGGAATTGAACATGCTGGAGAGGTATTTAACCTAAAAACCAAAACAACCGAAACATTGGTTGAAACAAGCAGATTATCTGCCAAAATTGACAACTCCTGCATTCAAGACGGATACACATTATACCAGCACAACTTCTTCATTACCGAAAAGGGTAATTGGGCTGTCATCCAGCAGGGAATGAACACAGAAACCAAATACGCCCGCAGATACCATTGGCTAGGCGAAGAGGTTGATGAATTATTAAATGATCCTCACAGCGGAATTTCATGCGACAAAAAAACTCCAAACACATTGAACATGTCTTCAAAGGATAGTGAGGAAGCTCAAAAAATTAGCGTTGATTTAATCAACGACAATCCAAACCACCTAAGACAATATTTCAAAAGAAAAGACAATCAAATGCTTTTGGAAGATTTTACAATGCCTGCACACCATCCTGTGCTTGACATGGACATTTCAGACAAGGAATTTGAAGTGCTGACAAAGGCATGGGAAATTCAGCCCGAAAACTATGAAGAGCTAATTCTTCTTCAGGGAATTGGACCTAAAAAAATAAGAGCATTGGCATTGATATCCGACTTGGTATACGGAGAACCTGCCAGCTGGAAGGACCCCGTCAAATACAGTTTTACCCATGGAGGAAAAGACGGTTTTCCCTATCCTGTTGACAGGGAAGTCTACGACAATTCAATTCAAACCATCAGGGATGCAATTGACCAGGCACGCATAAAAAAAGACACAAAACTAAAAGCAATCAAAAGATTGGATGACTTCATTTCCTAA
- a CDS encoding peptidylprolyl isomerase: MAIDNGDFVRVNFTGKIKETDDVFDTTYEEIAQEAGIFEENKTYKAIPIVVGGNHLLPAIEEAIKGLDAGDTKHVEVESDNAFGPRDPKMIQLVPMKEFKKQGMTPYPGMKIQSEGSTGKILTVNGGRVKVDFNHELAGKDLIYDVEVTEIIDNPEDKIKSMIELHYSNPNVDIEKTEIDIVDGVANIKLDEMAKFDQQSYMDITFARFRIAKDIWDNIEEITKVNFVDEFEKREESDDEEDEE, translated from the coding sequence ATGGCTATAGATAACGGAGATTTTGTTAGAGTAAACTTTACTGGTAAAATAAAAGAAACTGATGACGTATTTGATACTACTTATGAAGAAATAGCACAAGAAGCAGGAATTTTCGAAGAAAATAAAACTTACAAAGCAATTCCAATTGTTGTTGGAGGAAATCATTTATTACCTGCTATTGAAGAAGCAATTAAAGGATTAGATGCTGGAGACACCAAACATGTTGAAGTTGAATCAGATAATGCATTCGGACCAAGAGATCCTAAAATGATTCAATTAGTACCTATGAAAGAGTTCAAAAAACAAGGTATGACTCCATATCCTGGTATGAAAATCCAATCTGAAGGTTCAACCGGTAAAATCTTAACCGTTAACGGTGGAAGAGTAAAAGTTGATTTCAACCACGAATTAGCAGGAAAAGACTTAATTTACGATGTTGAAGTAACTGAAATCATTGACAATCCTGAAGATAAAATTAAAAGTATGATTGAGTTACACTACTCTAATCCTAATGTCGATATCGAAAAAACTGAAATTGACATCGTTGATGGCGTTGCAAATATTAAATTAGATGAAATGGCTAAATTCGACCAACAATCTTACATGGACATTACCTTTGCAAGATTCAGAATTGCTAAAGACATCTGGGACAACATCGAAGAAATTACCAAAGTTAATTTCGTAGATGAATTCGAAAAAAGAGAAGAATCTGACGACGAAGAAGACGAAGAATAG
- a CDS encoding DapH/DapD/GlmU-related protein: MLQLNELLDIFNEGKTLVMDEEAADACNYYSREAQKITCEINYTYHDFDEIRDLFSKLIGCNVSDDFRVFPPFFTDFGKNIHLGKNVFINAGCKFQDQGGIYIGDNVLIGHNVVIATLNHDENPAKRGNLKPSSIKIGNDVWIGSNATVLAGVTIGDGAIVAAGAVVTRDVDENTIVGGVPAKYIRDVKMD, encoded by the coding sequence ATGTTACAACTTAATGAACTTTTAGATATTTTTAATGAAGGCAAAACATTGGTAATGGATGAAGAAGCTGCTGATGCTTGTAATTATTATTCCAGGGAAGCACAAAAGATTACTTGTGAAATTAATTATACTTACCATGATTTTGATGAAATCAGGGATTTATTTTCAAAATTGATTGGTTGTAATGTCAGTGATGATTTTAGAGTTTTTCCACCATTTTTCACAGATTTCGGAAAGAATATACATCTTGGAAAAAATGTCTTTATCAATGCAGGCTGCAAATTCCAGGATCAGGGTGGAATCTATATCGGGGATAATGTGCTCATTGGCCATAATGTTGTCATAGCCACTTTAAACCATGATGAAAATCCTGCCAAAAGAGGTAATTTGAAACCTTCATCAATTAAAATAGGCAATGATGTATGGATTGGATCTAATGCTACAGTTCTTGCAGGTGTCACAATCGGTGATGGTGCTATTGTTGCAGCAGGAGCTGTTGTAACCAGGGATGTTGATGAAAACACCATTGTTGGTGGGGTTCCGGCAAAGTATATACGTGATGTAAAAATGGATTAA
- a CDS encoding fumarate hydratase C-terminal domain-containing protein: MKELKTPITDSDLKNLDVGDKITISGTIYTGRDAALPQFVKLIKKDEIPFDMNGMVIMHTAFSDAGIAPTTSNKEEIESTIPFLSENGVKIHIGKGTLSDEIAMELKKNNSIFVITPPVAALLTNKVLEKKCVLFEKEGMEAMFELKVDEIPGIVAIHKGKKI, encoded by the coding sequence ATGAAAGAATTAAAAACACCAATCACAGATAGTGACTTGAAAAATCTTGATGTTGGCGATAAAATCACCATTTCCGGAACCATTTATACTGGCCGTGACGCAGCACTCCCCCAATTTGTCAAATTAATCAAGAAAGATGAAATACCATTCGACATGAATGGAATGGTCATAATGCATACAGCATTTAGCGATGCAGGAATAGCTCCAACAACAAGCAATAAAGAGGAAATTGAATCCACAATTCCTTTTTTAAGTGAAAATGGTGTTAAAATTCATATCGGAAAAGGAACATTAAGTGATGAAATAGCAATGGAATTAAAGAAAAACAATTCCATTTTTGTTATTACACCGCCAGTAGCTGCATTGCTTACAAATAAAGTATTGGAAAAGAAATGCGTTTTATTTGAAAAAGAAGGTATGGAAGCCATGTTTGAATTGAAGGTAGATGAAATACCTGGAATTGTGGCCATCCATAAAGGAAAAAAGATTTAA
- a CDS encoding ferredoxin family protein produces the protein MIIINEDLCKGCHLCLFMCYKNVYAISSEVNKKGVQLPFVKFEERCTKCGTCEVACPDQAITVDLGENWWMDEDNNTNFNPKFTNGKK, from the coding sequence TTGATTATTATTAATGAAGATTTGTGTAAAGGATGTCACCTTTGCTTGTTTATGTGCTACAAGAATGTATATGCAATTTCTTCAGAAGTTAATAAAAAAGGTGTGCAATTGCCTTTTGTTAAGTTTGAAGAAAGATGTACAAAATGTGGTACTTGTGAAGTTGCATGTCCTGATCAGGCTATTACAGTAGATTTAGGTGAAAACTGGTGGATGGATGAAGATAACAATACAAACTTCAATCCTAAATTTACAAATGGCAAAAAGTAG
- a CDS encoding 2-oxoacid:acceptor oxidoreductase subunit alpha, protein MAQEFFIQGNEACAKGAITAGCRFFAGYPITPSTEVAETLARELPKVGGSFVQMEDEIASAGAIIGGSWGGTKSMTATSGPGISLMQENIGYAFISETPMVIVDVQRGSPSTAQPTMTAQGDMMQARWGSHGDYEPIALAPSSVQEFFDFTIKAFNLAEEFRCPVFVMADEIVGHMREKITVEDDIEIVPRKRPEKSDKYLPFKNVENGTNPMPSFGDGFNIHVTGLTHDERGYPDTNNPETHDKLVQRICDKILNNRDKICSVQSDKCEDADIIILSYGSPVRSVVEAVNKARDEGKKVGYIKLDTPWPFPEEQVIQLSSNANDVIVVEMNLGQMYYEVDRVLKRSANVHLMGKIGGAMPTPDEILVQINRIGGN, encoded by the coding sequence ATGGCTCAAGAATTTTTTATTCAAGGTAATGAAGCATGTGCTAAAGGCGCAATAACTGCAGGTTGTAGATTTTTTGCAGGTTATCCCATTACTCCTTCTACTGAAGTTGCAGAAACTCTTGCTAGAGAATTGCCTAAAGTAGGTGGTTCATTTGTTCAAATGGAAGATGAAATTGCTTCTGCAGGTGCGATAATTGGTGGTTCTTGGGGAGGAACCAAATCAATGACCGCAACTTCAGGACCTGGTATTTCATTAATGCAGGAAAATATTGGTTACGCATTTATTAGTGAAACTCCAATGGTTATTGTTGATGTTCAAAGAGGTTCTCCTTCAACTGCTCAACCAACAATGACTGCACAAGGGGATATGATGCAAGCTCGTTGGGGTTCTCATGGGGATTATGAACCAATCGCATTAGCACCATCAAGCGTTCAGGAATTTTTTGATTTCACAATTAAGGCATTCAACTTAGCTGAAGAATTTAGATGCCCTGTATTTGTCATGGCTGATGAAATTGTTGGTCATATGAGAGAAAAAATCACTGTTGAAGATGATATTGAAATAGTTCCAAGAAAAAGACCTGAAAAATCAGATAAATATTTACCATTTAAAAATGTTGAAAATGGAACTAATCCTATGCCTTCTTTTGGTGACGGATTTAATATTCATGTTACTGGATTAACTCATGATGAAAGGGGATATCCGGATACAAACAATCCTGAAACTCATGATAAATTAGTTCAAAGAATTTGTGATAAAATTTTAAATAATAGGGATAAAATATGTTCTGTTCAATCAGATAAATGTGAAGATGCAGATATTATAATTTTATCATATGGCTCACCGGTAAGGTCTGTTGTCGAAGCTGTAAACAAAGCTAGGGATGAAGGTAAAAAAGTTGGTTATATTAAACTTGACACTCCATGGCCGTTCCCAGAAGAACAGGTTATTCAATTGTCATCTAATGCAAATGATGTGATTGTGGTGGAAATGAATTTAGGTCAAATGTATTATGAAGTTGATCGTGTTCTTAAAAGAAGTGCTAATGTTCATTTGATGGGTAAAATTGGAGGAGCCATGCCAACTCCTGATGAAATATTAGTTCAAATTAATAGAATAGGAGGAAACTAA
- a CDS encoding 2-oxoacid:ferredoxin oxidoreductase subunit beta, whose product MSEQKENRFLPYLREDRLPHIFCPGCGNGAIINAFLAAMEKAEMDFDNIAMVSGIGCSSRIPGYLNCDSLHTTHGRALSFATGLKVANKDLDVVVFTGDGDAASIGGNHLIHAARRNINLTVICINNNIYGMTGGQISPTSPKGSFGTTAPYGNRDAPFKLAELVAAAGASYSARWTTVQIENLVLSIKEGLKNPGFSFIEVATQCPTYFGRKNKLKTPTAMAAVMKANTVFKSAAERMRAKELEGKIVVGEFANSQRDEFTEGIEKISVEKSGKKTIINSAFESKL is encoded by the coding sequence ATGTCAGAACAAAAAGAAAATAGGTTTCTCCCATATTTAAGGGAAGATAGGTTGCCTCATATTTTTTGTCCGGGTTGTGGAAATGGTGCGATTATCAATGCATTTTTAGCAGCTATGGAAAAAGCAGAAATGGATTTTGATAATATTGCTATGGTTTCTGGAATTGGATGTTCTTCAAGAATTCCTGGTTATTTAAACTGTGATTCACTTCATACAACTCATGGAAGAGCTTTAAGTTTTGCAACTGGTTTAAAAGTGGCTAATAAAGATTTGGATGTTGTTGTTTTCACTGGTGATGGTGATGCTGCTTCTATTGGAGGTAATCATTTAATTCATGCCGCAAGAAGAAATATTAATCTTACTGTTATTTGTATCAATAATAATATTTATGGTATGACTGGTGGCCAGATTAGTCCTACCTCTCCTAAAGGTAGTTTTGGAACAACTGCGCCTTACGGTAATCGTGATGCTCCATTTAAATTGGCTGAACTTGTTGCAGCTGCCGGTGCATCTTATTCTGCAAGGTGGACTACTGTTCAAATTGAAAATCTTGTTTTATCAATTAAAGAAGGTTTGAAAAATCCTGGATTTTCATTTATTGAAGTTGCAACTCAATGTCCTACTTATTTTGGTCGTAAAAATAAACTTAAAACTCCTACTGCAATGGCTGCTGTTATGAAAGCAAATACTGTGTTCAAATCTGCTGCAGAAAGAATGAGAGCAAAAGAATTAGAGGGAAAAATTGTTGTTGGTGAATTTGCTAATTCTCAAAGAGATGAATTTACTGAAGGCATTGAAAAAATTAGTGTGGAAAAATCTGGTAAAAAAACTATTATCAATTCCGCATTTGAATCTAAATTATAG
- a CDS encoding 2-oxoacid:ferredoxin oxidoreductase subunit gamma has translation MRTEIRIGGFGGQGVILAGIILGKAASLFDEKEAVQTQSYGPEARGGASKCEVVISDSEVDYPKVQSPDILIAMSNEALIKYIVDLKDNGTLIVDPGTTDVEDVREFIDEHNIKVHEAPATKTATDEIGLKIVANIVMVGAITKITNVISKDAAIKAIEDSVPKGTEEKNIKAFEAGFNLVE, from the coding sequence ATGAGAACTGAAATAAGAATTGGTGGATTTGGAGGTCAAGGTGTAATCCTTGCAGGTATCATATTAGGTAAAGCTGCAAGTTTGTTTGATGAAAAGGAAGCTGTTCAAACTCAATCTTATGGTCCTGAAGCTCGTGGAGGGGCTTCTAAATGTGAAGTTGTTATTAGTGATAGTGAAGTTGATTATCCTAAAGTTCAAAGTCCAGATATTTTAATTGCCATGTCTAATGAGGCTTTAATTAAATATATTGTTGATTTAAAGGATAATGGAACTTTAATTGTTGACCCTGGAACAACAGATGTTGAAGATGTAAGGGAGTTTATTGACGAACATAATATTAAAGTTCATGAAGCTCCGGCTACTAAAACTGCAACTGATGAAATAGGTTTAAAAATTGTGGCAAATATAGTTATGGTTGGAGCAATTACAAAAATTACTAATGTTATATCTAAAGATGCGGCTATTAAAGCCATTGAGGATAGTGTTCCTAAAGGAACTGAAGAAAAAAATATTAAAGCTTTTGAAGCTGGATTTAATTTAGTTGAATAG
- the sucC gene encoding ADP-forming succinate--CoA ligase subunit beta encodes MRFFENIAKQIFNQEGIPILEGHVAYSPEEAMTIASEMGVPVVIKAQVLTGGRGKAGGVKFANNPGEALKVADEILGMEIKGEKVKHLLIEKKAEILNEFFVTVSVDRGARKPVILASMEGGVEIENLAKTNPEKIIKYYPNPLIEFLPYEAREIARRMGVPSELISQMGDMIWKLYNVFEKYDADTAEINPLVSTPQGLIAADAKLVVENDALFRHQDLVERLHYKKKAVDFVQLDGDIAVIGNGAGLTLTAMDMIKLNGGEPATFLDIGGGASEQIIDQALNLVLSYEPVKVVFLNVLGGITKADDVARGVIKALEHCERKVPIVIRLTGTNEEEGQRILEEAGISYEVSMEKAALKAVELCNELKAK; translated from the coding sequence ATGAGATTTTTTGAAAATATAGCAAAACAAATTTTTAATCAAGAAGGCATACCAATTTTAGAAGGACATGTCGCTTACTCTCCTGAGGAAGCTATGACTATCGCTTCTGAAATGGGCGTTCCTGTAGTGATAAAGGCTCAAGTTTTAACCGGTGGTAGAGGTAAAGCAGGTGGTGTAAAATTTGCAAATAACCCTGGTGAAGCTTTAAAAGTAGCTGATGAAATTTTGGGAATGGAAATCAAAGGCGAAAAAGTTAAACATTTATTGATTGAGAAAAAAGCCGAAATTTTAAATGAATTTTTCGTAACTGTATCCGTAGATAGGGGTGCTAGAAAACCTGTTATCTTGGCAAGTATGGAAGGTGGGGTTGAAATTGAAAATTTAGCAAAAACAAACCCTGAAAAAATCATTAAATATTATCCAAATCCTTTAATTGAATTTTTACCTTATGAGGCACGTGAAATTGCACGTAGAATGGGTGTTCCATCTGAATTAATTTCACAAATGGGTGACATGATTTGGAAATTATATAATGTATTTGAAAAGTATGATGCGGATACTGCTGAAATCAACCCGTTAGTTTCAACTCCTCAAGGATTGATTGCTGCTGATGCAAAACTTGTTGTTGAAAATGATGCATTATTCAGACATCAGGACTTGGTTGAAAGACTTCACTACAAAAAGAAAGCTGTTGACTTTGTGCAATTGGATGGTGACATTGCCGTAATCGGTAATGGTGCAGGTTTAACATTAACTGCTATGGACATGATTAAACTTAACGGCGGAGAACCAGCTACCTTTTTAGATATTGGTGGTGGAGCTTCAGAACAAATAATTGATCAGGCTTTAAACCTTGTATTGAGTTATGAACCTGTTAAAGTTGTGTTCCTGAATGTTTTAGGTGGAATTACTAAGGCGGATGATGTTGCTCGTGGTGTAATTAAAGCTTTAGAACATTGTGAAAGAAAGGTTCCTATTGTCATTAGACTAACAGGTACTAATGAAGAGGAAGGTCAAAGAATTTTAGAAGAAGCTGGCATTTCCTATGAAGTTTCAATGGAAAAAGCTGCTCTTAAAGCTGTTGAGTTATGCAATGAGTTAAAAGCTAAATAA
- the twy1 gene encoding 4-demethylwyosine synthase TYW1, translated as MSFNESQIEKLEKSGYRFVGQHGHAAVKTCHWTRQSIVDKGVCYKEKFYGIESHRCLQMSPAVPNCQQECEFCWRDLTYTQTNWEDEEYDDPKTIIDGAIEAQNNLLCGFYGNDKANKKKLDELKKPTNAAISLAGEPTLYPKIDELIGEFNRRDFTTFVVSNGQCVDRLRNLENDPYQLYLSLDAPNEKIFNTVCRPRINDAWINLNESLETLSSFNSRTCIRNTCVKGRNMGNPEEYAKLIDKANPDYVEVKAYMCVGSSRDRLTPDNMPTFDEVTEFATKIGNECGREIVNESKVSRVVLLE; from the coding sequence ATGTCATTCAATGAAAGCCAAATAGAAAAATTAGAAAAAAGTGGATACAGATTCGTCGGACAACATGGCCATGCCGCAGTCAAGACATGCCATTGGACACGCCAAAGTATTGTTGATAAAGGCGTTTGCTATAAGGAAAAGTTCTATGGAATCGAATCACACAGATGCTTGCAAATGTCTCCTGCAGTTCCCAACTGCCAACAGGAATGCGAATTCTGCTGGAGAGACCTAACATATACCCAAACCAATTGGGAAGATGAAGAATATGATGACCCGAAAACCATAATCGACGGAGCAATTGAAGCACAGAATAATCTATTATGCGGATTTTATGGAAATGACAAAGCAAACAAAAAAAAGTTAGATGAACTGAAAAAGCCAACCAATGCAGCCATTTCCCTGGCCGGCGAACCTACACTCTATCCGAAAATTGATGAATTGATTGGAGAGTTTAACCGAAGGGACTTTACAACATTTGTAGTGAGCAATGGCCAATGCGTAGACAGACTAAGAAATCTGGAAAACGATCCGTACCAACTATACCTTTCCTTAGATGCGCCTAACGAGAAAATATTTAATACAGTCTGCAGACCTAGAATAAACGATGCATGGATTAATTTAAATGAATCACTTGAAACATTATCAAGTTTCAACTCCAGAACATGTATACGAAATACCTGTGTCAAAGGAAGAAATATGGGAAATCCCGAAGAATATGCAAAATTAATCGATAAGGCAAATCCCGATTATGTTGAAGTAAAAGCATACATGTGCGTAGGTTCATCACGAGACAGATTAACACCAGACAACATGCCGACATTTGATGAAGTTACCGAATTCGCAACAAAAATAGGAAATGAATGCGGCAGAGAAATAGTTAATGAATCCAAAGTTAGCAGAGTAGTCCTACTAGAATAA
- a CDS encoding site-specific DNA-methyltransferase, with the protein MVRKTQTTSFGSVVRESHSSKKFYSSKLFKDFEVPKSIDFKENAIDDADLNKIYCKSSENMDEIPDDSIHLMITSPPYNVGKEYDDDLSLDEYLELLTSVFRQCYKKLVTGGRACINIANIGRKPYIPLHAMIIEIMLDLGFLMRGEIIWDKSASGGGSCAWGSWMSASNPVLRDYHEYILVFSKGSYSKNKKQAKKDTIERDDFISWTKSIWTFPAVNAKKIGHPAPFPLELPHRLINLYSYECDVVLDPFCGSGTTCIAAVQNNRSYIAYDIKREYVELAEKRISNQKFI; encoded by the coding sequence TTGGTTAGAAAAACACAAACAACATCTTTTGGTTCTGTTGTCAGAGAATCTCATAGTTCAAAGAAGTTTTACAGTTCAAAATTATTTAAGGATTTTGAAGTTCCAAAAAGCATTGATTTTAAAGAGAACGCCATTGATGATGCTGATTTAAATAAGATATATTGTAAATCCAGCGAAAACATGGATGAGATTCCAGATGACAGTATTCATTTGATGATTACGTCTCCTCCGTATAACGTTGGAAAGGAATATGATGATGACTTGAGCTTGGATGAATATCTGGAATTGCTGACATCAGTATTTCGCCAGTGCTATAAAAAACTGGTTACTGGTGGAAGGGCATGCATAAACATTGCAAACATTGGACGAAAACCATATATTCCACTTCATGCAATGATAATTGAAATAATGTTGGATTTGGGTTTTTTAATGCGTGGAGAAATTATTTGGGATAAATCTGCCAGTGGTGGAGGGTCATGTGCATGGGGAAGTTGGATGTCAGCTTCAAACCCTGTTCTTAGGGATTATCACGAATATATTCTGGTATTTTCAAAAGGTTCATATTCCAAAAATAAAAAACAAGCCAAAAAGGACACTATTGAAAGGGATGATTTTATCAGTTGGACAAAAAGTATTTGGACATTTCCGGCAGTAAACGCTAAAAAAATTGGTCATCCTGCTCCATTTCCTCTTGAATTGCCTCATAGACTTATAAATCTTTATAGCTATGAATGTGATGTCGTTTTAGACCCTTTTTGCGGAAGTGGTACAACTTGCATTGCAGCAGTTCAAAACAATCGTAGCTATATTGCTTATGACATTAAAAGGGAATATGTTGAATTGGCTGAAAAAAGAATTTCCAATCAAAAATTTATTTAA